Below is a window of Caballeronia insecticola DNA.
CGCCGTCGCCACCCCGACGCGCGCATTCGCATCGGCGACGCGCCGCTCTGCCGCCGCGATATCCGGCCGTCGTTCGAGCAGCGCCGACGGCACGCTGAGCGGCAACGCGGCGAGCGCGGCCGAAGGATGCGGCGCATGCGCTTCGTTGAGCGGCGCGACATCGAGTGTGAAGCTCGAAGGCGCTTCGCCGACGAGAATCGCAATCGCATTGACGAGGCTCACGCGCGTGGTTTCGAGATCGATGAACTGCGCCTGCGTCGCGCGCAATTGCTCCTCGGCCTGCGCGACGTCCGACTCTGCCGCAACGCCGCCCGCGAAGCGATCGCGCGTCAAGGCGAGCGCGCGCTCGTAAGCCTGCAATGTCGCTTGCAACAGCCGCTCTTCCTCCACCGTGCCGCGCAGATCGAAGTAGTTGGTGGCAAGCTCGGCCTGCATCGACAGAATGGCGCTCTGCAGGTCCGCGGCGCTGGCCTGCGCCTGCGCCCGCCCGCCTTCGACCGCACGCGAAATGCGGCCCCACAGGTCCGGCTCCCACGAAATTTGCGCATCGATCAGATAGTCCGGCACCGTCACGCCCGCGCTCGACTTGTACAACACGTTCGACGACGCCCGCGACTGATTGAACGCCGCATTCGCGGTGACGGTCGGGAAGTAAGCCGACCGCGCCTGCGCCACTGCGGCGCGCGCTCCGCGAAAACGCGCGGCGGCGGCGGCAACGGTCTGATTGGCCGTCGCGACGCGCTCTTCCAGCGCGTTCAATTGCGGATCGCCGTAGACCTCCCACCATGGCGCGCGCGGCTTTGCATCGGCGGGTTGCGCGGGCTTCCAGTCCTGCGATGTTGAAGTCGATATTGATGCCGATGCCCCCGAAGGCGCATCGAGCGGCGCTTGCGATTTATACGCAGCCGGCACG
It encodes the following:
- a CDS encoding efflux transporter outer membrane subunit; this encodes MMRVSVPRWLTIASIASVASIAGCTVGPDYVRPEVAVPAAYKSQAPLDAPSGASASISTSTSQDWKPAQPADAKPRAPWWEVYGDPQLNALEERVATANQTVAAAAARFRGARAAVAQARSAYFPTVTANAAFNQSRASSNVLYKSSAGVTVPDYLIDAQISWEPDLWGRISRAVEGGRAQAQASAADLQSAILSMQAELATNYFDLRGTVEEERLLQATLQAYERALALTRDRFAGGVAAESDVAQAEEQLRATQAQFIDLETTRVSLVNAIAILVGEAPSSFTLDVAPLNEAHAPHPSAALAALPLSVPSALLERRPDIAAAERRVADANARVGVATAAFFPNLLLAATGGLEATHFSSWLQAPSRFWSLGPQLAFTVLDFGGRAAARDTARAAYDESVADYRQTVLTAFGQVEDNLNALDVLRREGEAQRDAVDAAQRALGKVSNRYENGAITYLSVVVTQAIVLSDQRAAVRIERRRMAASVALVKALGGGWTTAELPSAEEVSRRD